A single window of Leishmania panamensis strain MHOM/PA/94/PSC-1 chromosome 35 sequence DNA harbors:
- a CDS encoding hypothetical protein (TriTrypDB/GeneDB-style sysID: LpmP.35.0910), whose product MLRRTICRRMMQLHAQPTPNPLCHSFSIPADSFESFVPQGQSCEVAHRGLAWVHPLSQGLFEQYPQEVMCVFIAPRHVSISVYTNVDWSKIEWSISSFLGHYLIFNNACVSPAKEYTLIEDDLELKDNDSEVLQCIKELLREQVRPMVQRDGGDVKLLNFNEKTGVVSLAMLGACRTCPSSQNTLKDGIERVMKHFLPEVTEVIEAKEHQFYEDYGLLLDSEKALFKEAARLDRERKEHIQSKLTPTVLSYDALSEPDGD is encoded by the coding sequence ATGCTGCGGCGTACGATATGCCGTCGCATGATGCAGCTGCATGCGCAGCCCACCCCTAACCCACTCTGCCACTCCTTCTCCATTCCCGCAGACAGCTTCGAGAGCTTTGTGCCGCAAGGGCAGTCGTGCGAGGTGGCGCACCGCGGCCTTGCATGGGTGCACCCGCTCTCCCAAGGACTCTTTGAGCAGTACCCGCAGGAGGTGATGTGCGTCTTCATCGCGCCTCGGCATGTGTCCATTTCGGTCTACACGAACGTGGACTGGTCTAAAATCGAGTGGAGCATCAGCAGCTTCCTAGGACACTACCTCATCTTCAATAACGCGTGCGTATCTCCGGCCAAAGAGTACACCCTCATCGAGGACGACCTGGAGCTGAAGGACAACGACTCTGAGGTGTTACAGTGCATCAAGGAACTGCTGCGAGAACAAGTGCGTCCGATGGTTCAgcgcgacggcggtgacGTGAAACTGCTGAACTTCAACGAAAAGACTGGGGTTGTGTCACTTGCGATGCTTGGCGCCTGTAGGACTTGCCCCTCTTCACAGAACACCCTTAAGGACGGTATCGAACGCGTCATGAAGCATTTTCTCCCCGAGGTGACGGAAGTGATAGAGGCCAAGGAGCACCAGTTCTATGAGGACTACGGACTCCTTTTGGACTCGGAGAAGGCGCTCTTCAAGGAGGCTGCGCGACTAGATCGAGAGCGGAAGGAACACATTCAATCCAAGCTAACCCCCACAGTTCTCTCCTATGATGCTCTTAGCGAGCCGGATGGTGATTGA
- a CDS encoding eukaryotic translation initiation factor 6 (eIF-6), putative (TriTrypDB/GeneDB-style sysID: LpmP.35.0920): MTLRTRFESSDDIGVFSRLTNAYCLVAAGASQNFYSVFEQELANHISVVYTSIGDARVIGRLTIGNRHGLIVPSITTDQELQHLRNSLPDSVKVQRVEERLSALGNCVVCNDHVALIHTDLSRETEEVIRDTLQVQTFRTSIAENALVGSYAVATNKGCMVHPKTPAQDMDEISSLLQVPVVAGTINRGNAAIGSGLVVNDWAAFCGLNTTATEITVVERIFQLRRETVGGDEGNLLQNVRETLVDELA, encoded by the coding sequence ATGACACTGCGTACCCGCTTTGAGAGCTCCGATGATATTGGTGTCTTCTCTCGCCTCACCAACGCTTACTGCCTTGTGGCCGCTGGCGCGTCGCAGAACTTCTACTCAGTGTTTGAGCAGGAGCTGGCAAACCACATCTCTGTCGTGTACACGTCCATCGGCGATGCCCGCGTGATTGGCCGCCTCACCATAGGCAATCGCCACGGGCTCATCGTGCCGTCGATTACGACAGATCAGGAGCTACAGCACCTCCGAAACTCGCTACCCGACTCCGTGAAGGTGCAGCGCGTTGAAGAGCGTCTCTCCGCCCTCGGCAACTGTGTGGTTTGTAACGACCATGTAGCGCTCATCCACACGGACCTGAGTCGTgagacggaggaggtgaTACGTGACACGCTGCAGGTGCAGACATTCCGCACCTCCATTGCGGAAAACGCTCTCGTCGGTAGCTATGCCGTAGCCACGAATAAGGGTTGCATGGTGCACCCCAAGACTCCTGCACAGGACATGGACGAGATTTCGTCTCTCTTGCAGGTGCCGGTAGTGGCGGGCACGATCAACCGCGGCAATGCCGCCATCGGCTCTGGCCTTGTAGTGAACGACTGGGCCGCGTTTTGCGGTCTGAACACGACAGCGACAGAAATCACCGTTGTGGAGCGCATCTTCCAGTTGCGCCGCGAGACCGTCGGTGGGGACGAGGGCAACTTACTGCAGAACGTTCGTGAAACCCTGGTGGACGAGCTGGCGTAA